One region of Chloroflexota bacterium genomic DNA includes:
- a CDS encoding 50S ribosomal protein L15, producing MQQQDFRPPAGAKKARRRRGRGDSSGYGSFAGRGMKGQNSRSGGGVRPNFEGGQLPLTKKLPFIRGFTNIWRVDYNVVNVEKLAAEFEANSEVSPETLRESGVLRTLNKPVKILGRGEIDIPLTVTAHKFSASARQKIEAAGGSVRETG from the coding sequence ATGCAACAGCAAGATTTCAGGCCGCCGGCGGGCGCGAAGAAGGCGCGGCGACGGCGCGGACGCGGCGACAGCAGCGGCTACGGCAGTTTCGCCGGACGCGGCATGAAAGGGCAAAACTCCCGCAGCGGCGGCGGCGTGCGACCCAACTTCGAGGGTGGTCAGCTACCACTCACCAAGAAACTGCCGTTCATTCGCGGCTTCACGAACATTTGGCGCGTGGATTACAACGTGGTCAATGTCGAAAAGCTCGCCGCTGAGTTTGAGGCAAACAGCGAAGTCAGCCCGGAGACGCTGCGCGAATCCGGCGTGCTGCGGACGCTCAACAAACCTGTGAAGATTCTCGGACGCGGCGAAATTGACATCCCGCTTACGGTCACGGCGCACAAGTTCTCCGCATCAGCGCGGCAGAAGATCGAAGCCGCAGGCGGAAGCGTTAGGGAGACAGGCTGA
- the rpmJ gene encoding 50S ribosomal protein L36 — protein MKVSASVKIRCAKCRVIRRRGRVLIICENPKHKQRQG, from the coding sequence ATGAAAGTATCAGCATCGGTCAAAATCAGGTGCGCCAAGTGCCGCGTGATAAGGCGGCGCGGCAGAGTTCTGATTATTTGCGAGAATCCGAAGCACAAGCAGCGTCAAGGCTAG
- the rpsM gene encoding 30S ribosomal protein S13 yields the protein MAIVSGVNIPDNKRVEISLRSIYGIGPYQAKDIVDKAGIVGNPRVRELDETDLTRIREIVDREKMVEGDLRREVDMNIRRLMDVGTYRGLRHRRGLPSRGQRTRTNARTKRGRRQTVAGRGQRSTTK from the coding sequence ATGGCGATTGTATCCGGCGTAAATATCCCCGACAACAAGCGCGTGGAAATCTCCTTGCGCAGTATCTACGGCATTGGTCCCTATCAGGCGAAGGACATCGTGGACAAGGCAGGCATCGTGGGCAATCCGCGAGTGCGCGAACTCGACGAGACCGACCTGACGCGAATCAGGGAAATCGTTGACCGCGAGAAGATGGTCGAAGGCGACCTGCGGCGCGAGGTGGACATGAACATTCGCCGCCTGATGGATGTGGGCACATACCGCGGCTTGCGCCACCGGCGTGGACTACCATCGCGCGGGCAGCGCACACGCACGAACGCCCGCACCAAGCGCGGCAGACGCCAGACCGTAGCCGGACGCGGCCAGCGCTCCACTACCAAGTAG
- a CDS encoding 30S ribosomal protein S5: MQRDRDRGRDNRGRGDNRNRSDNRNRDNRNRDRDRDNRNRDGEGEDDEFPLTERVVRISRVAKVVKGGRHLSFNAVVVVGDMDGHVGIGMGKADAVPDAVRKGATDARKNIIEVPRQGSTIPHEVLSKYIGSVVMLKPAQPGTGVIAGASVRAVVELAGIQDIMTKVRRSTNPVNVVKATFNGLQELKNPEQEFANRRNLYEYGRQRERERAERQRQRQARRAAQQLAAAQRAAAAEQAEPAPVAPAPAPAAPAAPAAPPATQAPEE; encoded by the coding sequence ATGCAGCGAGACAGAGACCGAGGCAGGGACAATCGCGGGCGTGGCGACAACCGCAACCGCAGTGATAACCGCAATCGGGACAACCGAAATAGAGACAGGGATAGGGACAACCGCAACCGGGACGGCGAAGGCGAGGACGACGAGTTTCCGTTGACCGAAAGGGTCGTCAGGATTTCCCGTGTCGCCAAAGTTGTCAAAGGCGGACGACACCTTAGCTTCAACGCCGTCGTGGTCGTGGGCGATATGGACGGGCATGTGGGCATCGGCATGGGCAAGGCGGACGCCGTTCCCGACGCCGTGCGCAAGGGCGCGACAGACGCTCGCAAGAACATCATCGAAGTTCCGCGTCAGGGCAGCACCATCCCGCACGAAGTTCTGTCGAAGTACATCGGCTCGGTGGTAATGCTCAAGCCGGCTCAGCCGGGCACGGGCGTAATCGCGGGCGCTTCGGTGCGCGCCGTCGTCGAGCTCGCGGGCATTCAGGACATTATGACGAAGGTACGACGCAGCACCAATCCGGTGAATGTGGTGAAGGCGACATTCAACGGTTTGCAGGAGCTGAAGAACCCGGAGCAGGAGTTTGCCAATCGCCGCAACCTGTACGAATACGGCAGGCAGCGCGAACGCGAACGCGCCGAACGCCAACGCCAACGCCAAGCGCGCCGAGCGGCACAGCAACTGGCAGCGGCTCAACGCGCGGCGGCAGCAGAACAAGCAGAACCGGCTCCTGTAGCACCTGCGCCTGCGCCTGCGGCACCCGCAGCGCCGGCAGCGCCACCCGCGACGCAAGCGCCTGAAGAATAG
- the rpsK gene encoding 30S ribosomal protein S11 translates to MPRRPRTRRRERRSIPIGKAYIQSTFNNTIITLVDPEGNVICWGSSGTAGFRGSRKSTAFAAQRAAEDAARKARDNGLRQIEVFVRGPGAGREAAIRTLQAQGLLVTSIRDVTPIPHNGARPRKRRRV, encoded by the coding sequence ATGCCGCGAAGACCGCGAACCAGGCGCAGAGAGCGCAGGTCCATCCCAATCGGGAAGGCATACATACAATCCACATTTAACAACACAATAATCACGCTGGTGGACCCGGAAGGCAATGTCATCTGCTGGGGCAGCTCAGGCACGGCAGGCTTTCGCGGATCGCGTAAGTCAACGGCGTTCGCCGCACAGCGCGCCGCAGAAGACGCAGCGCGCAAAGCCCGCGACAACGGATTGCGCCAAATAGAAGTCTTCGTCAGGGGACCCGGCGCCGGCAGAGAGGCCGCTATCCGCACGCTGCAAGCGCAAGGCTTGCTGGTAACGAGCATCCGCGATGTTACGCCCATCCCGCACAACGGCGCGCGACCTCGCAAGCGGCGGCGCGTATAG
- the rpsD gene encoding 30S ribosomal protein S4: protein MARYTDAVCRQCRRIGEKLYLKGERCYTPRCAVERRRKPPGDSIPRRRRSSDWALQLREKQKARFTYGVLEKQFRKYFEMARENPGVTGDTLLQLLETRLDNVVFRLSFAESRQHARQLVNHSHFTVNGRRMDIPSYLVQPGDVIAWKRGGSNGSVPQFIQDLTEGPPKRTVPIWLRLDAGKRAGEMVALPDPSEIDTNIDVRLVVEFYSK, encoded by the coding sequence ATGGCAAGATACACCGATGCAGTATGCCGACAGTGCCGCCGAATTGGGGAAAAACTTTACCTCAAAGGCGAGCGCTGCTACACGCCCCGATGCGCTGTGGAGCGCCGCAGGAAGCCGCCCGGAGACAGCATTCCGCGGCGCAGGCGCTCGTCCGACTGGGCGCTCCAGCTCCGTGAGAAGCAGAAGGCGCGCTTCACTTATGGCGTGCTCGAAAAGCAGTTCAGGAAGTACTTCGAGATGGCGCGGGAAAACCCCGGCGTCACCGGCGATACGCTGCTGCAGCTGCTCGAGACGCGCTTGGACAATGTGGTGTTCCGCCTTTCCTTCGCAGAGTCGCGGCAGCACGCACGCCAGCTCGTCAACCACAGCCACTTCACGGTGAACGGCAGGCGCATGGACATCCCGTCGTACCTCGTGCAGCCGGGCGATGTCATCGCTTGGAAGCGCGGTGGCTCCAACGGCAGCGTGCCGCAGTTCATCCAGGACCTGACGGAGGGTCCGCCCAAGCGGACCGTGCCTATCTGGCTGCGGCTGGACGCCGGAAAGCGCGCCGGTGAGATGGTCGCGCTTCCGGACCCGTCCGAAATCGACACGAATATCGATGTGCGCCTAGTTGTGGAGTTCTACTCGAAGTAG
- the secY gene encoding preprotein translocase subunit SecY produces the protein MMRQAPAARQDAVSRPQLIQSMIDAMRVPDLRGKILFTLAMLVVFRFVAHVPVPGVDPQALSQAFESQALLGFLDLFSGGALANLSVAALGVYPYITSSIVMQILVPVIPSLKALSQEGEYGRQKINQFTHYLAVPIAALQAWGQLTLLQQAGVLPFIDFGFNLPTLAMVASMIAGTMFLVWLGELITERGLGNGISLIIFGGIVASFPRIIGQGLLQSQQGEGLLLLAAFTFIVIYAIVLFTEAQRRVPVQYGRSVFRGGRMQRQSGSTFLPLRVNSAGMIPLIFAFSIVILPGTIASYFRNPLSDDFGSRIARFFADSLDPSAFPYWALVFVLVVIFTFFYTLVTFQQQDLSGNLQRNGGFIPGIRPGQPTQDYLTRVLVRITWGGALFLGIVAILPFFVTYATDVRSLTLSSTSLLIMVGVALDTMRQLEAQLLMRNYEGFIR, from the coding sequence ATGATGCGCCAAGCGCCGGCGGCACGGCAGGATGCGGTCTCACGGCCGCAGCTTATCCAGTCTATGATCGACGCCATGCGCGTCCCGGACCTGCGCGGCAAGATTCTGTTCACGCTGGCGATGCTGGTCGTGTTCCGCTTTGTGGCGCATGTGCCAGTGCCGGGTGTTGACCCACAGGCGCTATCGCAGGCGTTCGAGTCGCAGGCGCTGCTCGGCTTCTTAGACCTTTTCAGCGGCGGCGCGCTCGCAAACCTGAGCGTTGCGGCGCTGGGCGTGTATCCCTACATCACATCGTCCATCGTGATGCAGATACTCGTACCGGTCATACCAAGCCTGAAGGCGCTCTCACAGGAAGGTGAGTACGGCCGGCAGAAAATCAACCAGTTCACGCACTACCTCGCCGTGCCAATCGCCGCGCTTCAAGCGTGGGGGCAGCTCACATTGCTGCAGCAGGCGGGCGTGCTGCCATTCATCGATTTCGGCTTCAATCTGCCCACGCTGGCAATGGTCGCATCGATGATCGCGGGCACGATGTTCCTGGTATGGCTGGGCGAGCTCATAACCGAGCGCGGACTGGGCAACGGCATCTCGCTCATCATATTCGGCGGCATCGTGGCGAGTTTCCCACGAATCATCGGTCAAGGTTTGCTGCAAAGTCAGCAGGGCGAGGGACTGCTGCTACTGGCGGCGTTCACCTTCATCGTAATCTATGCCATTGTGCTGTTCACCGAAGCGCAGCGGCGCGTTCCGGTACAGTACGGGCGCAGCGTGTTCCGTGGCGGCAGGATGCAGCGGCAATCCGGCTCCACATTCCTGCCCTTGCGCGTGAACTCGGCTGGCATGATTCCGCTTATTTTCGCGTTTTCCATCGTCATTCTGCCCGGCACGATTGCCAGCTACTTCCGAAACCCGCTGAGCGACGACTTCGGTTCGCGCATCGCGCGGTTCTTCGCGGACAGCCTAGACCCGTCGGCGTTCCCATACTGGGCGCTGGTGTTCGTCTTAGTCGTGATATTCACCTTCTTCTACACGCTGGTAACCTTCCAGCAACAGGACTTATCGGGCAACCTACAGCGAAACGGCGGCTTCATCCCCGGCATCAGACCCGGTCAGCCGACGCAGGATTATCTGACGCGCGTGCTGGTGCGAATCACCTGGGGCGGCGCTCTGTTCTTGGGCATCGTCGCCATCCTACCCTTCTTCGTAACATACGCCACCGATGTGCGCTCTCTCACGCTCAGCAGCACGAGCCTGCTCATCATGGTGGGCGTCGCCCTCGACACGATGCGACAATTGGAAGCCCAGCTCCTGATGCGTAACTACGAAGGGTTTATCAGATAG
- a CDS encoding adenylate kinase, giving the protein MKVILLGPPGAGKGTQAARVADELGVTRAASGDLFRENLRNETELGLLAKSYMDKGELVPDDVTIRLVMSWINAPEQDGGFVLDGFPRTLPQAEALDSALEPSGGLDRVLYVNVAADELVRRLAGRFICPICQTPYHLLASPPKIEGRCDFEGGVLYQRDDDKPEVVKNRLRVYFDETEPLVGHYRGSGVLREIDGKGTIDAVGAQLVDALR; this is encoded by the coding sequence GTGAAAGTCATACTCTTGGGACCGCCGGGCGCGGGCAAAGGGACACAAGCGGCGCGTGTCGCCGACGAACTGGGCGTGACACGCGCGGCGTCGGGCGACTTGTTCCGCGAAAACCTGCGCAACGAGACGGAGTTGGGCTTGCTCGCCAAGTCGTACATGGACAAGGGCGAGCTGGTGCCGGACGATGTCACAATACGGCTGGTCATGTCGTGGATTAATGCGCCAGAGCAGGACGGCGGCTTCGTACTGGACGGCTTCCCGCGCACACTACCGCAAGCGGAAGCGCTCGATAGCGCGCTAGAGCCGAGCGGCGGTCTAGACCGCGTGCTGTATGTCAATGTTGCGGCAGACGAACTAGTGCGGCGGCTCGCCGGACGCTTCATCTGCCCTATATGCCAAACGCCGTATCACCTGCTAGCATCACCGCCCAAAATCGAGGGCAGGTGCGACTTCGAAGGCGGCGTACTTTACCAGCGAGACGACGACAAGCCAGAAGTGGTAAAAAATAGGCTGCGGGTCTATTTCGATGAGACTGAGCCGCTCGTGGGACACTACCGTGGTTCCGGCGTGCTGCGCGAGATTGACGGAAAAGGCACAATTGACGCCGTTGGCGCCCAACTCGTGGACGCGCTCCGCTGA
- a CDS encoding 50S ribosomal protein L17 gives MRHRLSGRKLNRPTAHRMLMLRGMVTDLLRHESIRTTEAKAREVRPLAEKVITRGKHGTLHDRRQAAAFLTDDDVLRKVFDELADRYEDRPGGYTRITKLGPRKGDAAPMAVLELMP, from the coding sequence ATGAGACACCGCCTCTCGGGAAGAAAGCTAAACCGCCCGACCGCGCACCGCATGCTGATGCTGCGCGGGATGGTTACGGACCTGCTCAGGCATGAGAGCATTAGGACAACGGAAGCGAAGGCGCGCGAAGTGCGCCCGCTCGCGGAGAAGGTCATTACGCGCGGCAAGCACGGGACGCTGCACGACCGCAGACAAGCCGCCGCGTTCCTGACCGACGACGATGTGCTGAGAAAGGTGTTCGACGAATTAGCCGACCGCTACGAAGACAGGCCCGGCGGCTACACGCGCATCACCAAGCTAGGACCCCGCAAGGGTGACGCCGCACCAATGGCTGTCCTAGAACTTATGCCATAG
- the infA gene encoding translation initiation factor IF-1, giving the protein MPKRETIEVEGTVTESLPNASFRVELANGHEVMAYVSGKIRINFIRVLPGDKVLVELSPYDLARGRITYRFK; this is encoded by the coding sequence ATGCCAAAAAGGGAAACCATCGAGGTCGAAGGCACTGTAACGGAGTCTCTGCCTAACGCCAGTTTCCGCGTGGAGCTGGCTAATGGGCACGAAGTGATGGCGTATGTGTCCGGCAAAATACGCATCAACTTCATTCGAGTACTGCCCGGCGACAAAGTTCTGGTGGAACTGTCGCCCTACGATCTCGCAAGGGGCAGGATAACCTACCGCTTCAAGTAA
- a CDS encoding 50S ribosomal protein L18 has product MVKIRTNKARRVMRHIRVRRKIGGTAERPRLAVYRSLNHVYAQVIDDTQGVTLAAASSVESAVRSQQNGKSKTGVAEMVGELVSERAKEIGISQVVFDRGGYKYHGRVKALADAARKGGLVF; this is encoded by the coding sequence ATGGTGAAGATTCGCACTAACAAGGCGAGAAGAGTGATGCGGCACATCCGCGTGCGGCGCAAGATTGGCGGCACGGCGGAACGACCTCGGCTGGCCGTTTACCGCAGCCTGAACCACGTGTACGCACAGGTTATCGACGATACGCAGGGCGTTACGCTCGCCGCTGCGTCCAGCGTGGAATCCGCAGTCCGAAGCCAGCAGAACGGCAAGAGCAAGACTGGCGTCGCCGAGATGGTCGGCGAACTTGTCAGCGAACGCGCAAAAGAAATCGGCATCAGCCAGGTCGTATTCGACAGGGGCGGCTACAAATATCACGGCCGCGTCAAGGCTCTGGCGGATGCAGCCCGCAAGGGAGGACTGGTGTTTTAA
- the rpmD gene encoding 50S ribosomal protein L30, with the protein MANKLSVTWKVSGIGYKRDQRRTIEALGLRKLHQTVVHDDTPSIRGMVFKVRHLVEVEEV; encoded by the coding sequence ATGGCAAACAAACTATCGGTAACTTGGAAGGTCAGCGGGATAGGCTATAAGCGAGACCAGCGCCGCACCATCGAGGCGCTAGGACTTCGCAAGCTTCACCAGACAGTCGTTCACGACGATACGCCATCCATTCGAGGCATGGTGTTCAAGGTGCGCCACCTAGTCGAGGTCGAAGAGGTATAG
- the map gene encoding type I methionyl aminopeptidase yields the protein MITLRQRADGITIKSDREIGLMRQAGKVVAEAKFHVKEAVRPGVTTGELDQIAEDVIRKMGAIPAFKGYDAGGPTPFSGTICASVNEEIVHGIPGSRVLQDGDIFSVDVGAIVKGFHGDSAFTVGVGDISDEAQRLIDDTRESLKRAIAQAKVGARVGDIGNAVQTYAEGLGYGVVRKYVGHGIGRSLHENPQVPNYGRPGRGALLRKGMAIAIEPMLNIGTRETLELPDGWTVVTADGKLSAHFEDTIAITQKGPEVLTTPEGYYF from the coding sequence ATGATTACCTTGCGGCAAAGAGCAGATGGCATAACGATTAAGTCAGACCGAGAGATTGGTCTAATGCGGCAGGCTGGCAAGGTCGTCGCGGAAGCCAAATTTCACGTTAAGGAGGCGGTCAGGCCCGGCGTAACCACCGGCGAGCTGGACCAAATCGCCGAAGATGTGATACGCAAGATGGGTGCTATTCCGGCATTCAAGGGATATGACGCCGGCGGACCGACTCCCTTTAGCGGCACGATTTGCGCTTCGGTAAACGAGGAGATTGTACACGGCATCCCGGGCAGCAGAGTTCTGCAAGACGGGGACATATTCAGCGTGGATGTCGGCGCGATAGTCAAGGGCTTTCACGGCGACAGCGCATTCACCGTAGGCGTAGGCGACATATCGGACGAAGCGCAGCGGCTAATCGACGACACGCGCGAATCCCTGAAGCGCGCCATAGCGCAGGCAAAGGTGGGAGCGCGCGTAGGCGACATCGGCAACGCGGTGCAGACTTACGCCGAAGGTCTAGGATACGGCGTGGTGCGCAAGTATGTCGGACACGGCATCGGGCGCTCGTTGCACGAAAATCCGCAAGTTCCGAACTACGGCAGACCGGGACGCGGAGCGCTGCTCAGAAAGGGTATGGCAATCGCCATCGAACCTATGCTGAACATCGGCACAAGGGAGACTTTGGAGCTTCCGGACGGCTGGACTGTCGTCACCGCGGACGGCAAACTTTCGGCGCACTTTGAGGACACTATAGCGATAACGCAGAAGGGACCCGAAGTGCTGACTACGCCGGAAGGGTATTACTTTTAG
- a CDS encoding DNA-directed RNA polymerase subunit alpha: MVLDYTFALSDIQEEEEIEITTEINQIESADRYGKFAIEPLEPGFGMTLGNPLRRVLYGSLTGTAITWIKIEDVLHEYATIPHMKEEVSEFLLNVKGIRLRSETDRPGKLRLEVAGEGEVCAADIMASSNFEVVNPELHLATLDSPEAKLAVEFNVEQGVGYKEATSGSDQVIGTLPVDAVFTPIRKVNYRVEPTRVGQRTDYERLVIEVWTDGTVEPLDALRQSGEVLMNKFFLFAKVQMDSSEAGSPVLIPSISPEKYNVTVETLQLSSRTLNCLKRAGIDKVGEVLEKSKEELIAIRNFGEKSYAELFDQLRAMDLLPENLDPQNIEEDEEQAVAAVEE, encoded by the coding sequence ATGGTCTTGGATTACACATTCGCACTTTCTGACATCCAAGAAGAAGAAGAAATAGAAATCACTACCGAGATAAATCAGATCGAATCCGCGGACAGGTATGGCAAGTTCGCGATCGAGCCGCTGGAGCCGGGCTTCGGCATGACGCTCGGCAATCCTCTGCGCCGCGTGCTTTACGGCTCGCTTACCGGCACGGCTATAACCTGGATTAAGATCGAAGACGTGCTGCATGAGTACGCCACGATACCCCACATGAAGGAAGAGGTCTCCGAGTTCCTGCTGAATGTCAAAGGCATTCGCCTGCGCTCCGAGACGGACCGGCCCGGCAAGTTGCGGCTGGAAGTCGCAGGTGAGGGCGAGGTGTGCGCCGCCGACATAATGGCGTCATCAAACTTCGAGGTGGTCAACCCTGAGCTGCACTTGGCGACACTCGATTCGCCGGAGGCAAAGCTCGCCGTCGAGTTCAATGTCGAACAGGGCGTCGGCTACAAGGAAGCCACAAGCGGCAGCGACCAAGTCATCGGCACGCTGCCCGTGGATGCCGTTTTCACGCCTATTCGCAAGGTCAATTATCGCGTAGAGCCGACGCGCGTCGGGCAGCGAACCGACTACGAACGGCTCGTCATCGAAGTATGGACAGACGGCACAGTCGAACCACTCGACGCGCTGCGGCAGTCCGGCGAAGTACTGATGAACAAGTTCTTCCTGTTCGCCAAAGTGCAGATGGATTCCAGCGAGGCAGGCAGCCCGGTGCTAATTCCGAGCATATCGCCGGAGAAGTACAACGTAACCGTCGAGACGCTGCAACTGTCATCAAGGACGCTGAACTGCCTCAAGCGCGCCGGCATCGACAAGGTTGGCGAAGTGCTTGAGAAGTCCAAGGAAGAACTGATAGCCATTCGCAACTTTGGCGAGAAGTCATACGCCGAGTTGTTCGACCAGCTTCGCGCAATGGATCTGCTGCCCGAAAATCTCGACCCGCAGAACATTGAAGAAGACGAAGAGCAAGCCGTCGCGGCCGTCGAAGAATAG